The Psychrilyobacter atlanticus DSM 19335 genome contains a region encoding:
- a CDS encoding type II secretion system F family protein, whose protein sequence is MLYKYTALDSRGKKANGEMEAKSPTELRKILRQQKLILVKATKKNSFSMKNGMFKRVKAKDIAVFTRGLSTMINAGVGLIRCFEILEAQIEKPKLKEVISQVREEISAGMPLAACLAKHPKYFDKLYISMVKAGEASGMLDSVLMKVATSLEKSEEIKGKVKGAMIYPSIVLFTAVIVMFLMLAFVIPKFMLLFEGTGVEMPLLTRMVMRASEIASKYWYLFFLGVGGIFYGVKKAMMTPKGKRFFDVILLKMPLMGTFVRKTAMARFTRTMSTLLNSGVTILMAFDICGEIVGNTLIEEAILEAKDSIRDGASIYKPLANSGQFPPMVTDMIEVGEESGQLTEILEKVADFTEMELEEAVRNLLSAFEPLIILFMAVGVGILIIAMFLPLFKMSDMVG, encoded by the coding sequence ATGTTATATAAATATACTGCCTTGGATAGTCGTGGTAAAAAAGCTAATGGAGAGATGGAAGCCAAATCTCCTACAGAACTCAGAAAAATATTGAGACAACAAAAATTAATTCTTGTGAAAGCAACTAAAAAGAATAGTTTTAGTATGAAAAATGGTATGTTTAAAAGGGTAAAAGCTAAGGATATAGCAGTCTTTACGAGGGGACTATCCACTATGATAAATGCAGGGGTAGGGCTTATCAGGTGTTTTGAAATCCTAGAAGCCCAGATTGAAAAACCTAAATTAAAAGAAGTTATCTCCCAAGTAAGGGAAGAGATAAGTGCAGGGATGCCTTTGGCGGCATGTTTAGCTAAACATCCTAAATATTTTGATAAATTATATATAAGTATGGTAAAAGCAGGAGAAGCATCAGGAATGTTGGACTCTGTACTTATGAAGGTCGCTACTTCACTGGAAAAATCTGAAGAGATAAAGGGGAAGGTAAAGGGAGCTATGATCTATCCTTCTATAGTACTTTTTACTGCTGTAATTGTAATGTTTTTGATGCTCGCCTTTGTAATACCAAAGTTCATGTTGTTATTTGAAGGAACAGGGGTAGAGATGCCGCTGCTTACCAGGATGGTTATGAGAGCCAGTGAGATTGCCTCTAAATATTGGTATCTATTCTTTTTAGGGGTAGGTGGAATTTTTTATGGTGTAAAAAAAGCCATGATGACACCTAAAGGAAAGAGATTTTTTGATGTTATATTGTTAAAAATGCCCCTCATGGGAACCTTTGTAAGGAAGACTGCCATGGCCAGGTTTACAAGAACTATGTCTACCCTTTTAAACAGTGGAGTAACGATCCTGATGGCTTTTGATATATGCGGAGAGATAGTTGGAAATACATTGATAGAAGAAGCTATACTAGAAGCCAAGGACAGTATAAGAGATGGAGCCAGTATATATAAACCACTGGCCAACAGCGGACAGTTTCCGCCTATGGTAACAGACATGATTGAAGTTGGGGAAGAAAGTGGACAGTTAACTGAAATTTTGGAAAAAGTAGCAGATTTTACCGAGATGGAACTAGAAGAAGCTGTGAGAAATTTACTTTCTGCCTTTGAGCCGTTGATAATTTTATTTATGGCAGTGGGAGTAGGAATTTTGATCATTGCTATGTTCCTGCCGTTATTTAAAATGTCGGATATGGTGGGATAA
- a CDS encoding ABC transporter ATP-binding protein → MNNIISVKNISLVYKERDIFKKIKGYKGSIGVKNISFDVGEGEIFSIIGLNGAGKTSTLKCILGLIKPDEGEIEVFGKKELKGMDFEKVGYLPEISYYPKSMKLMDLMRYYGELYNIPKGELDKKIDEILKKIGLISRKTDRLEKFSKGMLQKVGIAQAILNDPKLLFLDEPMSGLDPLARELVIEIILELKSKGTTIFFNTHILEDVASIADRVAIIDKGKLVEVLDMKKIILEQDDFLLKNHFIKTVGEK, encoded by the coding sequence ATGAATAATATTATTTCAGTCAAAAATATTTCCTTGGTCTATAAGGAAAGGGATATATTTAAAAAGATAAAGGGGTATAAAGGAAGTATAGGAGTGAAAAATATTTCTTTTGATGTAGGTGAAGGAGAAATATTTTCCATAATAGGTCTCAACGGAGCAGGTAAGACAAGTACATTGAAGTGTATATTAGGGCTGATAAAACCCGATGAGGGTGAGATAGAGGTATTTGGAAAGAAAGAATTAAAGGGGATGGATTTTGAGAAAGTAGGCTATCTGCCAGAAATCTCTTACTACCCCAAGAGTATGAAACTCATGGATCTGATGAGGTATTACGGAGAACTTTATAATATTCCCAAAGGTGAGTTAGATAAAAAAATAGATGAAATATTGAAAAAAATAGGCCTTATCTCTAGAAAAACTGATCGTTTGGAGAAATTTTCCAAAGGAATGCTGCAAAAGGTTGGGATAGCTCAGGCCATATTAAATGATCCGAAACTGTTGTTTTTAGATGAACCCATGTCAGGATTAGATCCTCTGGCCCGTGAACTGGTAATAGAAATAATATTGGAATTAAAGTCTAAAGGAACCACAATATTTTTTAATACTCATATATTGGAGGATGTAGCCAGTATAGCAGACAGGGTAGCTATAATTGATAAGGGAAAACTAGTAGAAGTATTGGATATGAAAAAAATAATATTGGAACAGGATGATTTTTTATTGAAGAATCATTTTATAAAAACGGTAGGAGAGAAATAA